In Synergistota bacterium, the genomic stretch TTACCAGGAGATAAAGTTTTAGTTCAGATTTCTCCTTATGATATAACTCGGGGCAGAATTGTATATCGCTATAAGTGAGGAGGTGTATTTTCTTGAAAATCAGAGCTTCTGTTAAACCAAGATGTGAAAAATGTAAGATAGTTAGGCGCAAGGGGCAGATAAGAATCATATGCTCTAATCCCCGCCACAAACAAAAACAAGGATAATTATGAAGGAGGAATGAGAATATGGCAAGAATAGCAGGAGTAGATCTCCCTAAAGATAAGAGGGTAGAAATAGCTTTAACTTATATCTATGGAATAGGTCTTTCGAGGTCCAGAGAAATACTTAAAAATACAGGTGTTAACCCTGATAAGAGAGTAAAAGACCTTACTGAAGAAGAAATAGCTAAAATAAGAGACTTTATTGAAAAAAACTATAAGGTTGAAGGAGAATTACGAAGGGAAGTAGCAATGAACATTAAAAGATTAATTGAAATAGGGTGCTATAGAGGAATAAGGCATAAACTTGGACTACCTGTTA encodes the following:
- the rpmJ gene encoding 50S ribosomal protein L36, translated to MKIRASVKPRCEKCKIVRRKGQIRIICSNPRHKQKQG
- the rpsM gene encoding 30S ribosomal protein S13 is translated as MARIAGVDLPKDKRVEIALTYIYGIGLSRSREILKNTGVNPDKRVKDLTEEEIAKIRDFIEKNYKVEGELRREVAMNIKRLIEIGCYRGIRHKLGLPVRGQRTRSNARTRKGPRRTVGAKRSK